The segment aaaaaaccatCGGCGTCGTAAGCGTGAGTACAGGTGAGTGAGTTGAAACAAtgaaatagggtttatttctaattcccgtcgtagtaaggaaagccactctaattttcatcatttcttaggtggatttaatgaataccccaaaagttcttgtgctgatttgactcaaacacatttaccttccgatccgttcactttgaattcactaaaaagcgattagaaaaggattttattgaaattaggcgactgactttatttctaaaattcgtcgtaccgttttaaaatccgtccatcaaaatttttcatcgtccgaactacaaatcacaataatgtttacgaagctagcgagCATGTATTTCtgaaggacggcatgacaaatgttattctgcaaaatttctgctggtcatgcaagttttcccggctgcaaaataacgacaatgcgttgcgtgagttgttttcattttatgaatgacggaaattgaaacgcttggtcgatattttcttcttcgtcgcatgaaaaaaaagtaagaaatttggctgctaggaattctttaatgaaaaaagcatttaaatagaactcagctcactttgattgatcgcgtatgatggtcaacaaactaaaatattagggaataactaattttgcagtgtgtgtcataaaaatcgctgatatttttaataatttgtgttggataggacgggagtaggtaattacgacgaagcagcaacataccctaggtaAAACGAGACAGCAAACGGATGAGATAAGACCGATAGAACGGTAGGCAGGTAATTTAGTTTAGGTAGCTATAGGTAGGTTTAGGTAATATAGGTAACGATTTTTAAAATCCTGGCAACTATATATATGCCCGTCTCTGCTTATACGACCACAAAGCTCGACAAGGCTAATCGTTCAACTTAGTTTTTTTCTGGTCATTAGAACTGCGAAAAGTTTTAATTGTTTGCTAATTCAGTATTATTTGATTATTACAAGTGGTTTGCTCGTATTGTTGGTGAAATAGTTTTGAGTTATCGTGGCTTataggaaaaaaaaacaaagccgaGTATCAAAATGACAGATAAAATCGAAATGAGTTTGGAAGATATCATCAAATCGCAGCAGCCACAGCGTGGCGGTAATCGTGGAGGAGTCTCTCGTTCTGGCGAAAGAGGCGGACCAAGAACAAGGCGTACACATAATGGATCATCTGGTGGTGGACAACCACATTCGAATCGTGGTCCCTCAGCTGGTGGCGGCGGTGTCCTAAGGGGACGCAACCGAGGCGGAATTCAACGTTCGAAAAACACACGAGGCGATGTAAACAGCGCTTGGAAGCATGCCAGCGCTCTAAAGCATGACCTGCGAGATCGTCTTTTGGCGGCAGCCGAACTTAGGAATAGGAACTTAGGAATAGGAGGACCTGTCGGACAGGGCAACACCAAGCTGATGGTATCGAACCTGGACTTCGGCGTATCAGAGTCTAACATAAACGAACTGTTTGCAGGTTGTGGACCTTTGAAAAGCGCATCAATGCATTATGATCGATCGGGTAGATCACTGGGCACAGCAGACGTTGTGTTCGAACGTCGGTTTGACGCAATAAAAGCAATGAAACAGTACAATGGAGTTCCGTTGGATGGACGGCCGATGAGCATACAACTAGCGACCTCGGATATCCCATCATCTCGTGTGCCTCGGCTGGGTGGCGGAAGTGCTCCTACTCGTTCACCACGCAGAAACGTTAGCAGTGGACCGTCAAGAGGAAGCAACCGAACGAACCATCGAGGTGGAGATCCCCGCCAGCAGCAACGGAAAAAAACAATAACAGCGGAGGAATTAGATGCTGAACTAGATGCGTACTTTAAAGAGTGTGTGTGAAAGTGTGAAAAAGCACCAACATAGAACGCGATCATTAGAATCTTCTTAACCACTCTTAAGATCATGACGTGcacaatttttgtttgtgtaaataaattaaaaaggcACCGCCACATTAAGTAAAAACTGTTGATCtcttacctacatgtaaaaaataaaactataaatatttttaatgattttcttttttttattgcggtttggaAACACATCCAagaaatagagtattttttccatactACCATAGTCCACCATATCGTACAACtatcgaatgattgggattttggccgtccagtcattaaattatagtagacgttacattttcctttttacgccaacgtttcgatccggatttggagcttcatcagggcttctacgaatgtgtacttttattagctgttgttatatctcagtcgaaaaatactagttaATCCATAGCGCACAACTTTAACAGTTTCTAAACGATGGAATGGAACTGGTGGCATTTTAATTGTGATTTTTTCTAGTTTCAGTAAACTGAATCATTTggcaatcaaatcaaatttggcCCTCAAATAGTCTCCGGAAATCTGTTTTTTCGTAAGAGGTATGAAGTTGACTATTAGATTACTGTTATTTTTCTCGTATTGGAAAAATAACAGTAATATAATAGATCATAAAATTGATATCGTGAAGTTTCCCCATATAACAAGACGGCCAGAGAGAATTTAATTTGCGCTAAATTATCGATGTCAATTCCTTCGgaaaaatttatcaagactgaagttttatGTTGACGAATATTAACTGTTACAGTTCAACCggatgtgggttcgaatccggttataatctcagattacagcttggttcgactcatgcaccttccagcattggacaaaaggtaggagtcaaaatgactacttgtcaagcatagctaccaataccccccccccccccttcctttccgctcttccccctccttcaccaaaaaattttcatttctttcccctaccgtcccttcatcaattgtagaaccatcgtttcaaaaaaatattttggaatgtttgaatgcaaaaatagtgattattatagGGATctttcaataatgacgtccattgcttatggggggagggggtgtcaattttgtgacaggttgtgaacaaaggcaaatgtgacatccgtcgaaaaaattgcattttcatcaaaaggcagcaaaaatatgtttctaagTCATTCATCACCcattgatttatttcgattttcgaacttattgttccagctgacggcgcTTGACAGTCgggcacaatttgtcaatgttaactagatagaccacgcgttacattgaaggatcaatttacgtatcaatttcagttcatttgcaatcaaaatttctagctttttactaaatattggatagaaaagtacaatgaactctgaaagctatcgtcacgatgtagtaaaacctgcttcgccgacgcagattgaagcttgttttgaagcggagccgttctacttcaattgaaaccaaagcttcatttcttcattgatttgtaacaatttgcaattgaatgttgttagagcccttgctcgcagttattattttttattaattgttgttttctacatatttttttaatcatacattaactcttaaaaggttaagctatttttataaaccactttttactttcaacacgcttttcatttttattttgagcttgtgtgacgtccaaagggggggggggggaggttgagttttgtgacacaatcggacagaggggaaAGGGGGtctaaaaagcagaaatttggtggacgtcatatttgaatcgtcccatACTGTTGGCAACTGAGCGCGAGAATGCTCACTAGAATACACTTACTTTGTGGAAATCAACGGAGTATCGGAGAACGGATTTGAATGATGATTTCGAAACATAAGGTGAATGTCTAAATTGCTTCCCAGTGATAatagaaaattcgaaaaattatcaaaatggcgAAAGAAAATGGTAGAAAGACACATTGTCCACTGTTAATTATATATTAAATACGCATTGATAATAAatacactgacgaactgacatgacacatagaagaaaatcctttaaaaaccatcttcctacacattttgcttgcacactagcaccatctgttatgcatgttgcggagtagcttgcatttgcagggttttatgctgtaggatttttacatttgtatgattttatactgaaaactcgaagcaacactcgcgcgccgcggtgtggtcatgttgcgaaacatgtttttatggaaaatgagtggtttgtgattggacgatggaattaacacgAGTGtcacgtctgtttgtctgtggataATATATGAAACAACGTTAATAAGAGTTgagttatgttccgaagacttgTCGATCTCTAAACTCGAATGACAAATAAAatgatataacaaaggttcctttcaccaataggtggatttaaaCGGGTTTTTTCGATGCGTTTTTGGcgcatctttttgtcatctctctgtcgtatttttgtggTTTTTTCTGTTGTCACATTATTCTGTTGTCTGTtcgttattttttcgtttttgcatTTTCGTCACTTATTTCAACGGCTTTTTACCAATCTGGCGGCTAGAGCAATGTAAGAAAACGAAAAGACAGTAaatagacaacaaaaatatggcCAAAAGACGGCGAAAACACATCAAAAAGATGACGAGAAAGTGAAGACAATTAGGCGAAAAGCTAATAAAaaacgaaagacgacaaaaatacgagccAAAAACGCCGAAAGACTCCAAAGAAACGACAAAAAACACGATTTAATCCATCTGGTGGTTATTTGAAATAGGAATCGACACATCTTTAGAAAATAATTCAACTGATAGTTAACACTGTGGTAGTTGGTTCATATCACTTCTACTGACAGATATTGCTTGTAAAGAATAATAATACCGTTGGCGGAACTAGGAGGGCCAAGCAAAGTGGATTAGATTTcgcttttttattgattttgaaacgaaagcgtaactctaattttcatcatttcttaagtggatttaatgaataccccaaaagttcttgtgctgatttgactcaaacacatttaccttccgatccgttcactttgaattcactgaaaagcgattagaaaaggattttattgaaattacgcgactgactttatttctaaaattcgtcgtaccgttttaaaatccgtccatcaaaatttttcatcgtccgaactacaaatcacaataatgtttacgaagctagcgcgcatgtatttgtgtaggacggcatgacaaatgttattctgcaaaatttctgctggccatgcaagttttcccggctgcaaaataacgacaatgcgttgcgtgagttgttttcattttatgaatgacagaAATTGAACCGAttggtcgacattttcttcttcgtcgcatgaaaaaaagtaagaaatttggctgctaggaattctttaatgaaaaaaagcatttaaatagaactcagctcactttgattgatcgcgtatgatagccaacaaactaaaatattagggaataactaattttgcattgtgtatcataaaaatcgctaatatttttaataatttgtgctggataggacgggaacagGTAATTACGAccaagcagcaacataccctaggtaAAACGAGACAGCAAACGGATGAGATAAGACCGATAGAACGGTAGGCAGGTCATTTAGTTTAGGTAACTATAGGTAGGTTTAGGTAATATAGGTAACGATTTTAAAAATTCTGGCAACTATATATATGTCCGTCTCTGCTTATACGGCCACAAAGCTCGACAAGGCTAATCGTTCAACTTAGTTTTTTTCTGGTCGATAGAACTGCGAAAAGTTTTAATTGTTTGCTAATCCAGTATTATTTGATTATTACAAGTGGTTTGCTCGTATTGTTGGTGAAATAGTTTTTCGTTGGTTataggaaaaaaaacaaagccgaGTATCAAAATGACAGACAAAATCGAAATGAATCTGGAAGATATAACCAAATCGCAGCAGCCACAGCGTGGCGGTAATCGTGGAGGAGTCTCTCGTTCTGGCGAAAGAGGCGGACCAAAACCAAGTCGTACTCATAATGGATCATCTGGCGGTGGACAACCACATTCGAATCGTGGTCCCTCAGCTGGTGGCGGCGGTGTCCTAATGGGACGCAACCGAGGCGGAATTCAACGTTCGAAAAACACACGAGGCGATGTGAACAGCGCTTGGAAGCATGCCAGCGCTCTGAAGCATGACTTGCGAGATCGTCTTTTGGCGGCAGCCGATCTTAGGAATAGGAACTTAGGAATAGGAGGACCTGTCGGACAGGGCAACACCAAGCTGATGGTATCAAACCTGGACTTCAGCGTATCAGAGTCTAACATAAACGAACTGTTTGCAGGTTGTGGACCATTGAAAAGCGCATCAATGCATTATGATCGATCGGGTAGATCACTGGGCACAGCAGACGTTGTGTTCGAACGTCGGTTTGACGCAATTAAAGCAATGAAACAGTACAATGGAGTTCCGTTGGATGGACGGCCGATGAGCATACAACTAGCGACCTCGGATATCCCATCATCTCGTGTGCCTCGGCTGGGTGGCGGAAGTGCTCCTACTCGTTCACCACGCAGAAACGTTAGCAGTGGACCGTCAAGAGGAGGCAACCGAACGAGTCATCGAGGTGGAGGTCCCCGCCAGCagcaaaggaaaaaaacaataacaGCGGAGGAATTAGATGCTGAACTAGATGCGTACTTTAGAGAGTGTGTGTGAAAGTGTGAAAAAGCACCAACATAGAACGCGATCATTAGAATCTTCTTAATCACTCTTAAGATCATGACGTGcacaatttttgtttgtgtaaataaattaaaaaggcACCGCCACATTAAGTAAAAACTGTTGatcctacatgtaaaaaataaaactataaatatttttaatgattttctttttttttattgcggtttgaaaaCACATCCAagaaatagagtattttttccataccAGTCCACCATAGCGTACAACTATCGAATGATTgagattttggccgttcagtcactAAATAATAGTAGACGTTACATTTtcctttttacgccaacgtttcgatccggatttggagcttcatcagggcttctacgaatgtttacttttattagctgttgttatatctcagtcgaaaaatactagttaATCCATAGCGCACAACGTTAACAGTTTCTAAACGATGGAATGGAACTGGTGGCATTTTAAATGTGTTTTTTCTAGTTTCAGTAAactgaatcatttggccatcaaatcaAATTTGGCCCTCAAATAGTCTCCGGAAATCTGTTTTTTCGTAAGGGCATGAAGTTGACTATTATAATACTGTTATTTTTCTCGTATTGGAACAGTAATATAATAGATCATAAAATTGATATCGTGAAGTTTCCCCTTATAACAAGACGGCCAGAGAGAATTTAATTTGCGCTAAATCATCGATTTCAATTCCTTCGGAAAAATTTATCAAGATTGAAGTTT is part of the Sabethes cyaneus chromosome 2, idSabCyanKW18_F2, whole genome shotgun sequence genome and harbors:
- the LOC128736739 gene encoding THO complex subunit 4-like, which encodes MTDKIEMSLEDIIKSQQPQRGGNRGGVSRSGERGGPRTRRTHNGSSGGGQPHSNRGPSAGGGGVLRGRNRGGIQRSKNTRGDVNSAWKHASALKHDLRDRLLAAAELRNRNLGIGGPVGQGNTKLMVSNLDFGVSESNINELFAGCGPLKSASMHYDRSGRSLGTADVVFERRFDAIKAMKQYNGVPLDGRPMSIQLATSDIPSSRVPRLGGGSAPTRSPRRNVSSGPSRGSNRTNHRGGDPRQQQRKKTITAEELDAELDAYFKECV
- the LOC128736740 gene encoding THO complex subunit 4-like yields the protein MTDKIEMNLEDITKSQQPQRGGNRGGVSRSGERGGPKPSRTHNGSSGGGQPHSNRGPSAGGGGVLMGRNRGGIQRSKNTRGDVNSAWKHASALKHDLRDRLLAAADLRNRNLGIGGPVGQGNTKLMVSNLDFSVSESNINELFAGCGPLKSASMHYDRSGRSLGTADVVFERRFDAIKAMKQYNGVPLDGRPMSIQLATSDIPSSRVPRLGGGSAPTRSPRRNVSSGPSRGGNRTSHRGGGPRQQQRKKTITAEELDAELDAYFRECV